The nucleotide sequence GGAGATAGTCTATTCGACAACTCGGCGGTTGCGGCGGCCCATCGAGCCTCTCCGTTGCCCATGCCCGCCGATGCGGACGTGGCCCAAGAGCTGCGACCGACCTTTATTCTGAGATTCCGACCGAAGTAAGCTAGAACCTTTAACAACCACGCTGGAATGATTATGTCGAAGGAGGCCAGTCCTTGAAATCGTTTGTCTATATTTTTGGAGCACTGCTCTTGCTGGGGGTCGGACCCCTGGCCCGTGCCGAGCTGACTATCGATGTGACCAAGGGCATCGAGGGCAGGGGCATTCCCATCGCCGTCGCGCCTTTCGGAGGCGGCGCGCCCGAAAATATCGCCGGCATCGTCGCATCCGATTTGCAGCGCAGCGGTAAATTCGCGCCGCAAGCGGCGGATGCGCGGGCCGACTATGCGGTGACCGGTCAAGCCAACCCCGGCGGCACCCGCGGCTACGTGGTGCAATTTCAGTTGACGGGCGCGCAGGGTGGCCAGTTGTTGGGTCTGTCCTTCGACGTGCCGCCGACTCAATTGCGGCCGGTGGCCCATCGCATCAGCGACCTGATCTACGAAAAGCTGACCGGTGAAAAAGGCTTGGCCGCCACCCGCATCGCCTTCGTCAATGCCGGTGGCGGCTCTTGGTTTTTGGTGGTCTCCGACGCCGATGGCCAAAACCCCAATGTCATCTTGCGTTCCAGCCAACCGATCATGTCGCCCTCCTGGTCGCCGGACGGTTCGCGGCTGGCTTATGTTTCCTTTGAGGGCCGCCGGCCGCAGATCGTCGTGCAGGAAGTCTACAGCGGCGCCCGGCGCGTGGTTTCCGCCGCGCCCGGCATCAACGGCGCGCCTTCGTGGGCGCCCAACGGTCAGCGGTTGGCCTTTACGCTGTCCAAAGACGGCAATCCCGAAATTTACGCCCTGGATTTGGGCGGCCAGAATCCGGTGCGCCTGACCAATGGCAACGCCATCGATACCGAACCGGTCTGGTTGCCGGACGGCAGCATCGTATTTACCTCGGACCGGGGCGGTTCGCCGCAGTTGTATCGGATCGGCCCCGGCGGCGGCGCGGCCCAACGCCTGACCTTCGAAGGGGATTACAATGCCAGCCCGACGGTTTCGCCCGATGGTCGTTACATCGCTATGGTGCACCGCCGCGGCGGGCGGTTTTATATCGCCGCCCTGGATCTGAAAACCCGCCAGTTTCGGGTATTGACCTCCGGTGGCCTGGATGAGTCGCCCAGCTTCGCGCCCAACGGCAGGATGATCATTTACTCCAACGGCCGCCAGTTGAATGCGGTGTCCGTGGACGGCAGCGTGAAGCAGGATTTCGTTTTGCGCGGCAAAGTGCGCGATCCGGTTTGGGCGCCTTTTGCTCGCTGATCGTTTGATTATTACGCTCAAGTTGAAGGGAGAACCGCCATGCAATATTTCATCAAGACGTTGATCGCCGCCGCTTCGCTGGCGCTGTTGGCCAGTTGCGCCTCGACCGGTGAGAACACCGAGGAGACCACCGACGCCACCGCAACCCAGTTGCCCGATGGCACGGGACAAGCGGCGGGCCAAGAAGCCTACAGCTATCCGTACGGGCAATCGCCGAGCGGTTACGATACTTTCGATACCAGCGGCGGCGAGTCTGCGGCCGGCGGGAAGGCCGGCGGCCGCCGGGCTGGCCGGGGAGGCGGCGCGGGTGGTAATGTCGTGTCGGCGGATCGGATTGTCTATTTTGAATACGATAGCGCCAACATCCGTGCTGAAAGCCGGCCGGTCATCGAAGCGAACGCGCGCGCGCTGAGCGGCAACCGGCGCGGGGTGACGCAACTGGAAGGCCACACCGACGAGCGTGGCAGCCGCGAGTACAACATCGCGCTGGGCGAGCGTCGGGCCAACGCGGTGCGCCAGGCCATGACCGCCATGGGCGTTTCCCCGCAACAAATTCGGGTCGTCAGTTACGGTGAGGAACGGCCGGCCGCCGCCGGTCAGGACGAGCAGAGTTACGCTCTGAACCGGCGCGTGGAAATCGTGTACTGATGACGAGCGCGCGATGATGATGCCCCACTATCGGCCGCTTTGGTTGTTACTTGCGGTGCTGGGCGGCCTGGTGCCGCTTGG is from Candidatus Competibacteraceae bacterium and encodes:
- the tolB gene encoding Tol-Pal system beta propeller repeat protein TolB, which translates into the protein MKSFVYIFGALLLLGVGPLARAELTIDVTKGIEGRGIPIAVAPFGGGAPENIAGIVASDLQRSGKFAPQAADARADYAVTGQANPGGTRGYVVQFQLTGAQGGQLLGLSFDVPPTQLRPVAHRISDLIYEKLTGEKGLAATRIAFVNAGGGSWFLVVSDADGQNPNVILRSSQPIMSPSWSPDGSRLAYVSFEGRRPQIVVQEVYSGARRVVSAAPGINGAPSWAPNGQRLAFTLSKDGNPEIYALDLGGQNPVRLTNGNAIDTEPVWLPDGSIVFTSDRGGSPQLYRIGPGGGAAQRLTFEGDYNASPTVSPDGRYIAMVHRRGGRFYIAALDLKTRQFRVLTSGGLDESPSFAPNGRMIIYSNGRQLNAVSVDGSVKQDFVLRGKVRDPVWAPFAR
- the pal gene encoding peptidoglycan-associated lipoprotein Pal, which encodes MQYFIKTLIAAASLALLASCASTGENTEETTDATATQLPDGTGQAAGQEAYSYPYGQSPSGYDTFDTSGGESAAGGKAGGRRAGRGGGAGGNVVSADRIVYFEYDSANIRAESRPVIEANARALSGNRRGVTQLEGHTDERGSREYNIALGERRANAVRQAMTAMGVSPQQIRVVSYGEERPAAAGQDEQSYALNRRVEIVY